The Leptolyngbyaceae cyanobacterium genome window below encodes:
- a CDS encoding universal stress protein yields MFKTVLFPVDRSREAREAADVVVEVVKKYNSHLVLLSVLEPPAEGEAANVDAMTSPEAVAQLLTTAKALFADRGIEAEVLEREGMPAFTICDVADEIDADLIVMGCRGLGLTEEGMSDSVTNRVINLSPCPVLIVP; encoded by the coding sequence ATGTTTAAGACAGTTTTGTTCCCAGTCGATCGAAGTCGAGAAGCCCGCGAAGCGGCTGATGTAGTTGTCGAGGTGGTGAAAAAGTACAACAGTCACCTCGTTCTGCTGTCCGTACTTGAACCACCTGCTGAAGGGGAAGCTGCCAATGTAGATGCGATGACTTCACCAGAAGCAGTGGCACAATTGCTGACAACGGCAAAAGCACTGTTTGCCGATCGAGGAATTGAAGCCGAAGTCCTCGAAAGGGAGGGAATGCCTGCTTTCACTATTTGTGACGTGGCTGACGAAATTGATGCCGATTTAATCGTGATGGGCTGTCGGGGATTGGGTTTAACAGAGGAGGGGATGTCGGATAGTGTTACTAACCGAGTAATTAATCTTTCTCCTTGTCCAGTTCTGATCGTTCCTTAA
- a CDS encoding phosphoglycerate kinase, whose product MAKKTVANLSSEDVAGKRVLVRADFNVPVDEAGNITDDTRIRAALPTIQDLTGKGAKVILSSHFGRPKGVDDKQRLTPVAKRLSELLGKEVKKPSDCIGDEVAATVGAMQNGDVILLENVRFHKEEEKNDPEFAKQLAANADLYVNDAFGTAHRAHASTEGVTKYLKPSVAGYLIEKELQYLQSAIENPQRPLAAIIGGSKVSSKIGVIETLLEKCDKLIIGGGMIFTFYKARGLNVGKSLVEEDKLELAKSLEAKAKERGVQLLLPTDVVVADKFAADADSQTVSIDSIPDGWMGLDIGPDSVKTFQEALADCKSVIWNGPMGVFEFDKFAVGTEAIAHSLADLTKKGAVTIIGGGDSVAAVEKVGVADQMSHISTGGGASLELLEGKVLPGIAALDEA is encoded by the coding sequence GTGGCCAAAAAAACAGTAGCAAATTTGTCGTCTGAAGACGTAGCTGGCAAGCGAGTATTGGTACGGGCAGATTTTAACGTGCCAGTGGATGAAGCGGGCAATATTACCGACGATACCCGCATTCGGGCTGCTTTGCCCACAATTCAAGATTTGACTGGTAAGGGTGCAAAAGTAATTCTGTCCAGCCACTTCGGGCGTCCCAAGGGAGTCGATGATAAGCAACGCCTCACCCCCGTTGCCAAACGCCTCTCCGAGTTGCTGGGTAAAGAAGTGAAAAAGCCTAGCGACTGCATCGGCGATGAAGTCGCTGCTACTGTCGGTGCCATGCAAAACGGTGATGTCATTCTCTTAGAGAATGTGCGCTTCCATAAAGAAGAAGAGAAAAACGATCCCGAATTTGCTAAACAACTGGCTGCTAATGCAGACTTATACGTAAACGATGCTTTTGGTACCGCCCACCGCGCCCATGCTTCCACTGAAGGCGTTACCAAATACCTCAAGCCTTCTGTTGCTGGGTATTTGATCGAGAAGGAACTGCAATATCTGCAAAGTGCGATCGAAAATCCCCAACGTCCTCTAGCCGCAATTATCGGTGGTTCCAAAGTTTCCAGCAAAATCGGCGTCATTGAAACCCTGTTGGAAAAATGCGATAAGCTGATCATCGGCGGCGGCATGATCTTCACTTTCTACAAAGCTCGTGGTTTGAACGTTGGTAAGTCCCTAGTAGAAGAAGATAAGCTCGAATTGGCTAAGTCTTTGGAAGCGAAAGCAAAAGAACGGGGTGTTCAGTTGTTGTTACCTACTGATGTGGTAGTAGCAGACAAGTTTGCTGCTGATGCAGATTCCCAAACTGTCAGCATTGACAGTATCCCCGATGGTTGGATGGGTTTAGATATCGGCCCAGATTCTGTCAAAACGTTCCAAGAAGCACTGGCTGATTGCAAATCGGTAATTTGGAATGGGCCGATGGGTGTGTTTGAATTTGATAAATTTGCTGTAGGCACGGAAGCTATAGCCCACTCTCTAGCAGACCTCACCAAGAAAGGCGCTGTTACCATTATTGGTGGTGGAGACTCAGTAGCAGCCGTCGAAAAAGTCGGCGTGGCAGACCAAATGAGCCATATTTCCACTGGTGGCGGTGCTAGCTTGGAGTTGCTCGAAGGTAAAGTATTACCAGGTATCGCAGCTTTAGATGAAGCTTAA
- the ylqF gene encoding ribosome biogenesis GTPase YlqF gives MTTPAIQWYPGHIAKAEKALKEQLKLVDVVLEVRDARIPLATNYPQLAQWTGSKTRVLVLNRMDMIPPAVQNLWADWFRRQGEVPFFTNAQQGKGITPVTKAAQAAGVEVNRKRRDRGMLPRPVRAVVIGFPNVGKSALINRLLGKKVVESARRPGVTKQLRWVRISQEIELLDAPGVIPAKLEDQEAAIKLAICEDIGEASYDHQRIATELVELIAYLQDVAGDLFPKSILESRYDLELANLTGEDYLARLAQQRYQGDLERTAHQLLNDFRKGFLGAIPLELPPN, from the coding sequence ATGACTACTCCCGCGATTCAATGGTATCCCGGCCACATTGCTAAAGCTGAAAAGGCACTCAAGGAACAGTTAAAACTAGTTGACGTGGTACTGGAAGTACGAGATGCCCGCATTCCCCTAGCGACCAACTATCCGCAGCTTGCCCAATGGACTGGTAGCAAAACTAGGGTGTTGGTTCTCAACCGAATGGATATGATTCCACCAGCAGTGCAGAATTTATGGGCTGATTGGTTTAGAAGGCAAGGGGAAGTGCCATTTTTTACGAATGCCCAGCAAGGTAAGGGTATAACACCGGTGACGAAAGCGGCGCAGGCTGCTGGGGTGGAGGTGAATCGAAAAAGGCGCGATCGCGGTATGCTGCCTCGTCCAGTGCGTGCTGTGGTAATAGGCTTTCCTAATGTAGGTAAATCTGCCCTGATCAATCGCTTATTGGGTAAGAAAGTCGTAGAAAGCGCCCGTCGTCCCGGCGTGACAAAACAGTTGCGCTGGGTGAGAATTTCTCAGGAAATTGAATTGCTGGATGCGCCGGGAGTGATTCCTGCTAAGTTGGAAGACCAGGAAGCGGCGATTAAGTTGGCAATCTGTGAAGATATCGGTGAGGCATCTTACGACCATCAGCGAATTGCTACCGAGTTAGTCGAGTTAATCGCTTACTTGCAAGATGTAGCTGGGGATTTGTTTCCCAAATCGATCTTAGAGTCTCGTTACGATTTAGAGCTTGCTAACTTGACAGGTGAAGATTATTTGGCAAGATTGGCACAACAAAGATATCAAGGGGATTTGGAACGGACGGCGCATCAGTTATTAAATGATTTTCGGAAAGGGTTTTTAGGCGCGATTCCTTTAGAGTTACCGCCTAATTAG